TCGCATCTTGGGCAACACGCAAGGTGTATTgcaaatttggctgatgtaaacaaggaCATAGTCATACTGGGACACTAAGATAACTTTACaacgaagaaaagaaattgaCTGTCAATATTCTCAAGATCACaaatcccgaattctcggagcagaatatCATAGCAAACAGGAGTGTCACCGTTAAAGGTGACACTCATGAATAAGCGAatggtaactgatgtaataaagaaagctaaagtcCTGCCACAtacgaagaataaaagaaaatctggataagagaaaatatgaccaaagatgacagagaaatactgcgggaaaaaatagaagaggtaaaaacgaaaacgaacaaaggactgaagaagaaaaaaaatcatttggagaGTGAGACGCCTCCAAGCAAAATAAGTTtactatcggaaccaaaatgtgGAGACAGACAATCATTAGCCTTACAACCAAAATGAATAccgaaaaattatatagaaatagtttatacaaatataggtGGTTTATGTTGgaagttactagaactagataCAGATACTGAAAGTAATTaaccagatgtaatatgcatcactgaatccaaattGGATCCCGccgtagacgatgtaacattaggactcagagCCTACAATATTAGGAGAAAAGATAaggcaaatggaaatggaggaggggtAGTGATATTAACAAGAAAAGGAATTATTACAGAGATAGAGAGTCAGCAAGATCCCATAGTGGAACTAAAGGCAATTGAGGTAGAAACACACggagtaaatgtaataataaccacagtgtacatgCCACCCCACACATAGGTGTGGttacaagaaaattaccaaaaacttattcaagaaacgttaaagagcctggaagaagtgctacaactttcggaaactaatgcaaaagaaattcttcTAACAGAGCATTTTAATAGCAAAACTGACTAGGAAAGTTTCaatcccagagctcagccagatttATGGAATACAAAATTGCTAAAAGTCATATATGAACTTTGTCTCTTccagaatgtaacagatcataccaggatTAGAGGGCTAGATAGACCGTCGATacttgacctaatatttacaaagcataaagatgatattaaggatatggagtactgccctCCTCTAGGAAAAAAGGATCATCTAGTTGAAATGCTGTCTGCTGCAGGAAAAACTCATCATtagtaaggaaaaaaaggaaagtacaattacaggagaggtaattatagaagccttaaaatttctttgatggcataaactgggaaaccctcctgaacgaagagaaccttgatatgcaatattctaaattttgcgaagtctataaacaaggagtagaaaaatttgtatcaagattcaaaactgaagcaagaaatggccaaaagtggttcaatgataaatgcaagaaaagaagagaaaacaaacagcttctttggagaaggttcagaagacatTGATCTCAGGTAGCATATGAAAGGTACAGAGTATGAAGAAATGAGTATATCCAAACATAAGGGAGGCGAAattctttaactacataaatgGTAAGACTAAAAGTAAATATCAAATTAGCGCCATCATAGACAAGAAAATCGTTTATACTAAGGAAGATGAAATGTGTGAAATgtactttgaaatggcaagtaaccgtaaaaacgtaaatcagaatatcggaaatatcacactcgaaaagaatgaaatgaatgagagggttagacaagactaaagccgagggaccagatgagatatctaACTGAGTTCAGAAGGAATGTGCCGAAGAATTATGTACTCCGTTATTGGTAATATTCCAAAATTTAGTAAGACAAGAAAAACTACCAAAGTATTGGAAACTTGCCAATGTTGcacctttatacaagaacggctacaaacaaaaccctctaaattatgGACCAGTTTCGTAACTGGTGTAGTATGCAaactagaaaggataattaggataCAGTGGGATGGAGCACTTGAAAAACACTAatgtatcaaataaacaatttggttttagggaaggaaggtcatgcgtagcaaatctcctctgtttctatGATAGTTTCTGAAATGTTAGAAGATTGTCAATACatagactttaagaaggcatttgataaggtgtctcataaaaAAACTATTATGAAAATTCACCATTCACTCCACCTAGGTGGAGTGAATGGTAAACTTCTTGAATGGATGGcagactttcttcatgaaagacagatgaaaCCCATAATTtgagggaagcactctacatggcgacgagtaactagcggagtacctcaaggagcGATCTTGGCtccgattatgtttactattgtCATTTACTATTGTCAAATATAAGCCCAGATGACgcgaaattgcaaaaaagaaTACCAGGCGATGTCTCATGCCAATAACTCCAAAGTGACATCGACATGGGAAATGGAATTTatcaccaataaatgccatgttgtcaggttcggagaaagtaaaaatcgccCACTATCCCAATACAAGTTAGGATacgtaatattaaaccaagcagataaagaaaaagaccttggaataagcATAAACGGGAACCTAAGCCCAATGAccatataaatgacaaggttcataaaatgctagggctgattacCAACATGAAGAgtgcattcgtgtatgtggacgaaggcATGGTAAAGAAGTTCATTACAGCCTCCATAAGACCTAGTCTTAAGTAcggtgcagtggtatggagtccacacttaaaaaaaatagataaactagaaagatttcaaagagcagccacaagatgagcacctactctaagagatatgcgCTACGAAGagagactacagaaaataggtcttactccttcggaagaaagaagaaaaagaggtgacatgataaggatgttcaactatattacaTGAAGGGTGAACTTAGGCAATGATGACTTTATATTTTTGAACAAAAGAAGGTCGGGAGGACGCAgcaaaaatctgaaaataaaaagaggcgAAGAAGATATCAAGAAGTTCAGTcttcccaaacagaactattgaagcggaacaatcttccaaatgtatgtatgtatatatatatatatatatatatatatatatatatgtgtgtgtgtgtgtatatatatacatatatatataaaaatatatatgtatgtatgtatgtatgtatatatgtacgtatacacacacacacacacacacacacacacacacacacacacacacacacacacataatacatatatatatatatatatatatatatatatatatatatatatatatatatatatatatatatgtacatatatatatatatatatatatatatatatatatatatatatatatatcatcatcatcatcatcaaggggctaacgccgacgggggcgcatggccgcatccacccttcgcttccagccacgaggatccctcgaggcgagtctccaggcaggcacacggcccatctctaattcctcacgacaggtctcgtcgagctgcccaagccatgatctcctaggtcgtcccacaggcctccaccacccagggttgtctcgcagggagacaacctgatgggcagggtcgtccatagggaagcgagctaggtggctatatagcctgagttggcgatcccggattatgcaagaacaggttccatgccagtctcacggtgtaaccgccggttggacacgtggtcctgccaactgtaccccatgatccggcgaagggacttgttacaaaaggcatcaaggcgagactccaagacactggatagcgtccaggtttcgcttccatagagcaaaactggcagcatcaaggtcttgaagacacgcagcttggtccttctgcataggtaccgacacctccaaacgctcttgttgatcgagttcatggctcctgttgccagaccaatccgtctactgacttcctgacaacccagagatatggactacgctaccaaggtatgtaaaactttctgtgacttcaacgtcctcgccgcaagcatggatcgactgaacggattcccctaacaggcccccaaagtcctgaatcttggtcttggtccaggagacctctaggcctagtgGCTTCGCCTCAtcgctaaatgcatcaagagccgccacaagtgactccaaggactcagataggatggcaacatcgtcggcaaagtcaaggtccgagaccttaatattgcctagtgttgctccacactgactttggctagtagctctgcctattatccagtccatacaagtgttgaaaagtgttggtgcaaggacacagccttgcctcacccctgaattaacagggaagaagttcgacatacccccaccacactttacagcacttcagtaccagtatagaggcttgctatcaggccaataatctgtgtcggaattcccctgagcctcaggatctcccatagcgattcccgatgcaccgagtcaaacgccttcttgaggtcgatgtaggctgcgagcaacccacgaccaaactatatatatatatatatatatatatatatatatatatatatatatatatatatatatatatatagtatatgtatatatatatatatatatatatatatatatatatatatatatataatatatatatataatgtgtgtgtgtgtgtgtgtgtgtgtgtgtgtgtgtgtgtgtgtgtgtgtgtgtgtgtgtatatatatatatatatatatatattatatatatatattttatataatatatatatatatatatatatatatattgcatatatatacagatacaatatatatatatatatatatatataaaatatatatatatatatatatatatatatatgtgtgtgtgtgtgtgtgtgtgtgtgtgtgtgtgtgtgtgtgtgtgtgtgtgttgtgtgtgtgtgtgtgtgtgtgcgtgtgtgtgtgtgtgtatgtgtgtatatataaaatatatatatatatatatatatatatatatatatatataatatatatatatatgtatgtatatatatatatatattatatgatctctCAGATAAACCTTTAGCCTCGCGGTCCCTCGTTCGTTTGTAAACACGCGTCGTCGTGTCCCGAGGAGAGACCCGCGCCCGGAGTCCCTTCAGCAGAGGAACAGCGCGAGCCAGAGCCGCTGCCGAAGCCCCTGCGATGGCCAACCGGACCGTGAAGGACGCCCACTCCATCCATGGCACAAATCCGCAATACTTGGTGGAGAAAATTATTCGAACTCGCATATATGATTCCCGGTACTGGAAGGAAGAATGTTTCGCCTTGACAGGTtcgttcttatattattattgcttgcaTGATCGCAGACTTGAGAAAATGCGATGCATTTGATTAATATAGCATTTTGGAGTTCTCTTCAGGTTTAAGAAGTTGAAATAATCCACCTGGTTTGTTTACTGTTGTTAGGAAATTAAGGGGAAGAAAGCGTAAGGGGATcccgtgaataaataaataaataaataaataaataaatttcactgaaaagcaaaaataatttataaagtgTGAATCATCAACAAAACATTTTCTAGTGCATGGTATTATTGTTCAGAATACCTTTCCTTGATCATTCATGATGATAGTGGCATCATTGGATCCTTCTCGCCCTCTTCTGCCCATGTACATAGAATGCATGGAAAACTTTCTGTGTATAAGCTTTCTGTGTATAGGagtacagtataaaaaaaaaagtgtattaagtggttaccttgacgaaagcTAAGCCAAGATGCGCAAAGCAAAAATAAGTCCCCATTCACATTTACCTTGTGAGGACTAAAACAAATGTGATACATAACTCATTACTGCTATCtatcaagtagtccatgtattgcTATGCACTTGTGCAaacaattattttgtaattatcagcatCTGATTCCccaaattcatgtatgtaatgcattcttttagttttattatacttcttctATGTGTGTTGGTAATTATATAcactattctgtacaataaccttctGCACAAGTGCGATTTGCCGccaggagatttgacaggccatgcAACGCCATTCGTTGAGATACACCATTGAGAAGTATTGCATTTAAGTGTGTAATGttgattccgggtcatttttaaagccatatattcatatctatcacagcctgatatttgagccTACCAAGTCTCCTAAATGCCCACCAAAAATTATTAGAatccaagcaattgtgaccatagatggGAGCAAAGAAACATTCAGTGTTTCACTTTATTAAGGTGACATGTAACAGTATTTACAACCAATAAATAAAACCCATTGACCTTGGTGTCACTGGAATCTTCTTGACGTCTATTACCATCAACATCACAAACTTTGTCACAAACCATAGAAATTCCTTTTGACTTTGTTTTGTGTTAGTCCATGAGTAATATTTCATGATAATTGTATAGTTTTTGTCTCTCTGAATATCatttcctgtgatttttttttttcttcttcttcttctttttcttcttcttcttcttcccatgaAATAGTGAATATGACAACAGTAATCACATTTAAATTTACACCTTGGTTGAATTTTCCTCAAGTGCGTACAAAAGTCACTATTGGTGAtagttttacttttgtttaatactaagatgtatttatctatacagaAATTTATCATCGGTTATGAATTCTGCCAGCAGTTGTCAGATTTCAATTGTTTGCCTCTGTTTGATCAGAAAGTGATCAAAATATGTACACTATCATCTACCGGCCAGAGTTACCTCAGCAGTCATTTTAGATATGCACATGTTACTTCATATGGTCAAACTCAAAATCAGCACATGCTATGTTAtaaagaagcatatatatatatatatatataatataaatatatataatatatatatatatatataattatatatatattaatattatatatatatatatatattatatatatatatatatattatattaatatataatattataatatattatatataatatatatatatatatatatatatatataatataatatatatatatatattatatatatattatattatatattatattatatatattatatataatatatatatatatattattatatatatatatatatatataatattatattatatatatatatatattagatatatatatatatatatatatatatatattatatatatatatatatatatatatattatatatatataatattatatataatataatatatattatatatatattcccattctGTATAGTGCGGTCATCAAGATTTTACAATGTGGTCCAAGTATCTATTAAACTGACTGCATAACTTATTAGTGCAACATGTCATTAGGTCATGTGTTACTACACACTTTTTAAGAAtggttattttgcaattataatgcCTGCTCTGCCATGTTTATGTAGTTTTGTATAGATTAAATTCTTTTTGAGTAGGAAAAAGCTAATATGATAGCATTAATGATTGTTATTTgatgttttggctttttttctataaatcctGCAAAGGAAGCTGCAGGTATATCTGTGGAAAGAACTAGATAAAATTCACAGTCCAATTTCCTTAGCAAGTTTAAGGATTTATGAAATGTGAGATTTATTCATAAGAGAGACATCATGTTctgagattatttttttccaccttttcagCGGAACTCTTGGGTAGACAAAGCATGGCCTTGGGGAGCATTGGCGGAGTGTATGGCGGAAATATTAAACCCACTCCCTTCTGTGCCTCGTGTTGAAGATGCTCCAGATTCAGCCAGAAAAGGATATTATAATGAATTTATCAAGCAAGATGAATTCAAGTTAAGTAGATATTTTgagtttttgtcattgttatgtaTAATTTCTGTGTTTGGAATATAAACACTTGAATTCTCATGTTTGCAGTAGCAGAACTTAGGTCAAAGAAATAATTTGTATAGAGCAAGgttggagaaaaaaaactactatATTAGACAATTAGCATctaaaagagagaacaaaagagtaaagagagacagagaaattaaATTATAAGCAGTGCTAAGGTTAAGGACATTAAATACtaagatatatagttatagtagaTGATTATGAGACTAGTTCCTCATTTTAAATCAGACACAGAACAAATTTCAGTAAACCCCATATGTTGTACAGCTCCTTTGATACACCAGTAGTCCAGCTAATAACATTTCTGAAAAGATACTGTATAATGCATAACAGCTTATTTTAGTGTTGGTTAATGAAAACCATTTTGTAGTGTTTTCTCATGTCATGTAACAGTATTTACAACCAATAAATGAATGACCAAGCATTTCTCACAGAGATCAAATTCCACCATACTTATATGAACTGACACTGTCTTGATCTTCAAGATATGTTCTGCATAGGAGCCTTTTACTTACGGAATAGATATGGGTCTTTAGATTGCTACAAGTACTTGGAGCCTTTACTTAACGACTACAGGAAGCTTCGTATGATGGACCGCTCTGGCCAGTATCAGCTCTCTCACATGGATGAATTCATTGACAGTTTACTGAGAGAAGAACGTATTTGTGACGTGATTTTACCCAGAATGCAGAAAAGGTAAGTAGAAAATAAAGTATTGATTCAACATTggttccttttgtttgttttgtgttaagTAGGACTTTTGAAGGAAAGTATTGTTGGAATGCCATACCTTTTTGTACGCTTCGATTAAGTAATAGAAGCAGTGGTAGAGAATTTTTGTTAGTATTCTGCAGTTTTATTCTACCTGTTATGAAATGGATCAAGAATCACATGATTTATAGCTGACATTTTTATTGATAAAGTTTTGTAAAGTTCTAGTTTGTACTTGttttcatatgtatgtctgtttctgtCAAGTGTGGATGCACATGTACCTgcaaatttgtgtgtgtacaagggTACAAGTACTTCATAAGTGATTTTAATGAATATATCAACCTTCAAAGTATGCTTTTAATTATTTCAGATGGGTTCATGAAGCCAACAATGAACTGGAAGGAAGAGTTTCATTGTTAGATGATGACTTGGATGACTTAGAAAGCGAAAGCGACGATGAAGAGCCTCTAACACCCCCACCTCGTCCCACAAGAGACATGACTGAACCCTCCCGGACTGCTCCCAGGCAAGTGGCTCTTCATGCCTTGTCCATTGTCCTTACATATGTGCACTTACTTATtcattacaataaatattttctcATAAGGAGTAAAGCAACATTTTTATCACATCTCATTTCATGTGCTTAAAGATGTATAATATAACTagtcacatacatgcatactaaaaAGATACCATTGTATGGAACAGGAGGATAAGGAATTTAGACTGATAGGAAGCCTGATGTTGCTGTATTCTGCTTTAGAATATTTCTCAAATAATAAGGTTTAATAATTTTCCAGAGATGAGAGGCATGGGAGAGGTCACTCTCCTCTACGCCGGTCTCCTGGCAGAGACACAAGAAATgaacgagaaagggaaaaaaggttagtAAATCATTCTCTTTCACCTTGAAAGTGATACTTGCCACATACATTTAGATTAATGTGTTCAGAAGCCTTTGAAGTATggctttatcttcttctttttccaatcTTGTGTTTtgttgatgaaaaaaagaaaaaaataataaaatagagaatTATCATACCTaagtgtgtgcatctatatacattTGCAAGTGAACATGAGCATTTATGAATTTTTGAGTCaatgagaagtgtgtgtgtgtgtgtgtgtatttatgaaattTCTTTTGTTACAGACACCGCAGTAGGAGCCGGTCACGTGACAGAGACCGTGGCATGGAGCGTGATAGAGGAATGGAAAGGGATCATGGGATGGAAAGAAATAGAGGAGCAGACAGGGACAGAGGCACAGATAGAGACAGGGGttcagatagagacagagggatgGATAGAGACAGGTTAATGGACAGAGATAGAGGCATGGACAGGGATCGAGGGATGGACAGAGATCGGGGCATGGACAGGGAACGGATGATGGATCGAGATAGGGGTATGGATAGAGACAGAGGTATGGATCGGGATAGAGGCATGGACAGAGATAggcaaatggagagagagaggaaacgtcaTCGCAGTCGCTCTAGAGAAAGACGCCATCGATCACGATCAAGGTCTCCAGGTGAGGAAAGAAAATTACTAGAAATCATTTTTGACTGACTAATGTTTGAAGTAACTGAGGGTGTGTTTgcttgtagattttttttgttctgtaatttacatatttacttattaatGAGCAAATTAGCATTTTAAAGAAAACCATATTGAGATATATGGTATGAAGTGTGATTATTCTGCATTGGCAGTAGGACTGTAATATTTTAATAGCACCAGGATAGCAtgcactatatttttattatgtatatgttgcaatttttttaatgattacttTTTATCTCATAAaggtcaccacacacaccatcgtGAGCGTAtgcgaggagagaaggatagagatcaTCGTCATGGAGATCGTGACAAAGATAGAGGAGACAGAGATCATGGAAGAGAGCGAAATCGGGACCGTGAAAGGGATCGCGATCGCAGTGACCGTAAAGAGAAGCACCACCGCAGTGGGCGCAGCAAGAGGGACAATGTTTCTACAATGAGTCGAGAAGACCTAGAAATTGCTGAAGCCAATGCTCTAAGAGCGCAGTTAGGGTTGCCGCCATTGCGTCCATAGATATTTGTAGTTCCGTAATTCtcctttttatggttattattactatgaatgaTTTTTTGGACTGATTGATGTTCCTCTTCATTCATAATGTTTTTGAGACCTAATTCTTTATGAAGAGTTTGTTCAAAATATTTTAAGGTATTAAGAATAATATGATTAGAAAAATCAagtgttattttatgttaaacctttttttcttcttcattcttttctctttttttattgcgaAAGCAGAATTGATTGGCTGAAATTGGCCTGtgtcattttttaataaaaaagtagatgtatgtgtacatagatatacaggaTTTGATAATATCTCATCAGCAGTTTTATTTGTAGTTACCCTTTTCTATAAATTGACTAGTAAAAATACaagactgtgtatgtgtataaaatgtttttggaataagtagtaatataaatcataatgaaCAGGTAGAATTCTCCTTAGGCCAACAACAGTAGGGCTGAATTAAGGTTTTGAATACCTACACATCTGAAGAATTACCCCCTCAATCAACAGTTTTCATTGTTTCACTATTAGTGCTCTTGTCTCCTTCATGAATTTGACAGAGCAGTCTGCTGTGACTTTGCATGCATACACATTACAGGGGTCTACATATGTGTACATTGGtacacatggatatatgtatgcaccCATGTACATAGATGCATGTGtatctgtacatgtatacacttgtatatgtatacatatattcttaaaaaCACGTGAATTCTCAAAGAACTCCAAACTCATCACATTTAACAATTCCAAACTTTAcaatttttgtttgatttcagTTTTTCCCAAGAAAATAATATCTGCAAGAATTACACATCAGAATCTGGATTTTCTAATgaccccaaaatataattttctactCATTTTATCTAATGCAGTAATCCAAAGGCTGAATTCAAATTCAACATTTGGATACAGAAGCTCTTCCATATGACATTGAGGTCTTTTCACTAAAAGTAAGCCTGAAAGCAAATAACTATTCTTACCCCACTAAAAAAAGGTTAGTTGGAAGGTGGGTGCATGCCACTTTCAACCAAATTTGAGAAGTTGCACAATAAACATCTCAG
This genomic interval from Penaeus monodon isolate SGIC_2016 chromosome 37, NSTDA_Pmon_1, whole genome shotgun sequence contains the following:
- the LOC119596321 gene encoding LOW QUALITY PROTEIN: pre-mRNA-splicing factor 38A-like (The sequence of the model RefSeq protein was modified relative to this genomic sequence to represent the inferred CDS: inserted 2 bases in 2 codons) — its product is MANRTVKDAHSIHGTNPQYLVEKIIRTRIYDSRYWKEECFALTAELLGRQSMALGSIGGVYGGNIKPTPFXCLVLKMLQIQPEKDIIXEFIKQDEFKLNMFCIGAFYLRNRYGSLDCYKYLEPLLNDYRKLRMMDRSGQYQLSHMDEFIDSLLREERICDVILPRMQKRWVHEANNELEGRVSLLDDDLDDLESESDDEEPLTPPPRPTRDMTEPSRTAPRDERHGRGHSPLRRSPGRDTRNEREREKRHRSRSRSRDRDRGMERDRGMERDHGMERNRGADRDRGTDRDRGSDRDRGMDRDRLMDRDRGMDRDRGMDRDRGMDRERMMDRDRGMDRDRGMDRDRGMDRDRQMERERKRHRSRSRERRHRSRSRSPGHHTHHRERMRGEKDRDHRHGDRDKDRGDRDHGRERNRDRERDRDRSDRKEKHHRSGRSKRDNVSTMSREDLEIAEANALRAQLGLPPLRP